A genomic stretch from Sinorhizobium terangae includes:
- a CDS encoding MBL fold metallo-hydrolase, producing the protein MEAPESGVTVRMYRQGHGDCFLLAMRKVDGSAFYMLIDCGLWTNSEIKPDQTIDKVIADIAEATANRLDVVLVTHEHMDHVNGFAAKDPATRKPCFDPIEIGELWLGWTEDGDDPFANSLRERFHDTLLALMGADERLERAGFGIHSPNRTMLRDLLSFETGEDAADALRERFRKVKRQHPALSPRRQGALAIEGITNKRAIKYLRDRIAGDPVFLRPDHEPYRLPGVDGVRVYALGPPRDIELLLSLEPQGEEEFRLSADGATLSLLAATVDGGPEDANRAFDPRFGISRKNVEQGPDAFLKAFFADHYGVKGKRGSAEAWRQIDSDWLESGETLALRLNDEVNNTSLVIAIELPGTGKVLLFTGDAQRGNWVSWAPLKWNVNGRIITARDLLGRTVLYKVGHHGSHNATLDGSVAADYANLSWLASNAFQDEFVAMIPANTPWAAHKDKPWEHPLRFIEERLLQKARGRVFRSDVDHVAKPGDIAADEWQRFKRTETDLFFGYTVADTAA; encoded by the coding sequence ATGGAGGCGCCCGAGTCCGGTGTCACGGTGCGCATGTATCGGCAAGGCCATGGCGACTGTTTTCTTCTGGCGATGCGCAAGGTGGACGGCAGTGCCTTTTACATGCTGATCGACTGCGGCCTGTGGACGAACTCCGAAATCAAGCCCGACCAGACGATCGACAAGGTGATCGCCGACATCGCCGAAGCGACCGCCAACCGATTGGACGTCGTGCTGGTGACCCATGAGCACATGGATCACGTCAACGGCTTTGCGGCGAAGGATCCCGCGACGAGAAAGCCATGCTTCGACCCGATCGAGATCGGCGAGCTCTGGCTGGGATGGACCGAGGATGGTGATGATCCGTTCGCCAACAGCCTGCGCGAGCGCTTCCACGACACGCTGCTCGCCCTGATGGGCGCCGACGAGCGGCTCGAGCGTGCGGGCTTCGGTATCCATTCGCCGAACCGCACGATGCTGCGCGATCTCCTTTCCTTCGAGACCGGAGAGGATGCAGCCGACGCGCTTCGCGAACGCTTCAGAAAGGTCAAACGGCAACACCCGGCACTCTCTCCTCGAAGACAGGGCGCGCTTGCCATCGAAGGGATCACCAACAAGCGCGCCATCAAATATTTGCGCGACCGCATTGCCGGCGATCCGGTTTTCCTGCGACCCGACCATGAGCCCTACCGACTGCCGGGCGTCGATGGCGTGCGAGTCTACGCGCTCGGACCGCCGCGCGACATCGAGCTGCTGCTTTCGCTGGAACCTCAGGGCGAGGAGGAATTCAGACTGTCGGCCGACGGAGCGACGCTGAGCCTGCTTGCGGCGACGGTCGACGGCGGCCCGGAGGACGCCAACCGCGCCTTCGACCCGCGCTTCGGCATTTCGCGCAAGAACGTCGAACAGGGGCCTGATGCGTTTCTGAAGGCGTTTTTTGCCGACCACTACGGCGTCAAAGGCAAGCGGGGTTCCGCCGAGGCCTGGCGGCAGATCGATAGCGACTGGCTTGAGAGCGGGGAAACGCTGGCTCTCCGGCTGAATGACGAGGTGAACAACACCAGCCTCGTTATCGCGATCGAACTTCCCGGAACCGGCAAGGTGCTGCTTTTCACCGGCGACGCCCAGCGTGGCAACTGGGTCTCCTGGGCGCCGCTCAAATGGAATGTCAATGGCAGGATCATCACGGCGCGCGATCTTCTCGGCCGCACGGTTCTCTACAAGGTCGGCCATCACGGCAGCCACAATGCCACGCTCGACGGCAGCGTGGCGGCGGACTATGCCAACCTTTCCTGGCTGGCAAGCAACGCCTTCCAGGACGAATTCGTGGCGATGATCCCGGCCAATACGCCCTGGGCGGCGCACAAGGACAAGCCGTGGGAGCACCCGCTTCGCTTCATCGAGGAGAGGCTCCTGCAAAAGGCTCGCGGTCGCGTGTTCCGCAGCGATGTCGACCATGTCGCTAAACCCGGTGACATCGCTGCCGACGAGTGGCAAAGATTCAAGCGGACCGAAACCGACCTCTTCTTTGGATACACCGTCGCCGACACCGCGGCATAG
- a CDS encoding cold-shock protein — MASGTVKWFNSTKGFGFIQPDDGASDVFVHISAVERAGLSTLKDGQKVSFELAQDRRTGKTSAENLRAL; from the coding sequence GTGGCTTCCGGAACAGTAAAGTGGTTCAATAGCACCAAGGGCTTCGGGTTTATTCAGCCGGATGATGGAGCCTCTGACGTGTTCGTGCATATCTCGGCCGTTGAGCGCGCCGGCCTGTCCACTCTCAAGGACGGCCAGAAGGTGAGCTTCGAACTCGCTCAGGATCGCCGCACGGGCAAGACGTCGGCGGAAAACCTGCGCGCCCTTTGA
- a CDS encoding acetolactate synthase 3 large subunit: MSGTENQMTGAEIVLQALKDNGVKHIFGYPGGAVLPIYDEIFQQEEIEHILVRHEQGAGHMAEGYARSTGKVGVMLVTSGPGATNAVTPLQDALMDSIPLVCISGQVPTPLIGSDAFQECDTVGITRPCTKHNWLVKDVNDLARIIHEAFRISQSGRPGPVVVDIPKDVQFATGTYTPPSAVPTQKSYQPKTQGDLKKIEEAVELMKNARRPIIYSGGGVINSGPQASHFLRELVELTDFPITSTLMGLGAYPHSGKNWLGMLGMHGTYEANMAMHDCDVMVCIGARFDDRITGRLNAFSPNSKKIHIDIDPSSINKNVRVDIPILGDVATVLEDMVRLWRAAAKTVDKARLEDWWSGIAKWRARNSLAYTPNDDVIMPQYAIQRLYELTKDRDTYITTEVGQHQMWAAQFFGFEQPNRWMTSGGLGTMGYGFPAAVGVQVAHPESLVIDIAGDASIQMCIQEMSCAVQYGLPVKIFILNNQYMGMVRQWQQLLHGNRLSHSYTEAMPDFVKLAEAYGGVGIRCEKPGELDEAIRQMIDTPQPVIFDCRVANLANCFPMIPSGKAHNEMLLPDEATDEAVANAIDAKGRQLV; encoded by the coding sequence ATGAGCGGAACAGAAAACCAGATGACGGGCGCGGAGATCGTTCTCCAGGCACTGAAGGACAACGGCGTCAAGCATATCTTCGGCTATCCCGGCGGTGCCGTGCTTCCGATCTATGACGAGATCTTCCAGCAGGAAGAGATCGAGCACATTCTGGTCCGCCACGAGCAGGGGGCCGGCCATATGGCCGAGGGCTATGCCCGCTCCACCGGCAAGGTCGGCGTCATGCTCGTCACCTCCGGCCCCGGCGCGACCAACGCGGTCACGCCGCTCCAGGACGCGCTGATGGATTCGATCCCGCTCGTCTGCATCTCCGGCCAGGTTCCGACCCCGCTGATAGGATCGGATGCCTTCCAGGAATGCGACACCGTCGGTATCACCCGGCCTTGCACCAAGCACAACTGGCTGGTCAAGGACGTCAACGATCTCGCCCGCATCATCCACGAGGCTTTCCGCATCTCGCAGTCCGGCCGTCCCGGTCCGGTCGTCGTCGACATTCCGAAGGACGTCCAGTTCGCGACCGGCACCTATACCCCGCCTTCGGCCGTCCCGACCCAGAAGAGCTACCAGCCGAAGACGCAGGGCGACCTGAAGAAGATCGAGGAAGCCGTCGAACTGATGAAGAACGCCCGCCGGCCGATCATCTATTCCGGCGGCGGCGTCATCAATTCTGGCCCGCAGGCATCGCATTTCCTGCGCGAGCTGGTCGAACTCACCGACTTCCCGATCACTTCGACGCTGATGGGGCTAGGCGCCTATCCGCATTCCGGCAAGAACTGGCTCGGCATGCTCGGCATGCACGGCACCTACGAAGCCAACATGGCCATGCACGACTGCGACGTCATGGTCTGCATCGGCGCCCGTTTCGACGACCGCATCACCGGCCGCCTCAACGCGTTTTCGCCGAACTCGAAGAAGATCCACATCGACATCGACCCATCCTCGATCAACAAGAATGTCCGCGTCGACATTCCGATCCTCGGCGACGTCGCGACGGTCCTGGAGGACATGGTCCGCCTGTGGCGCGCTGCGGCGAAGACCGTCGACAAGGCGCGGCTCGAGGACTGGTGGAGCGGCATTGCCAAGTGGCGAGCGCGCAATTCGCTGGCCTACACGCCGAATGACGACGTCATAATGCCGCAATATGCGATCCAGCGGCTCTATGAACTCACCAAGGACCGCGACACCTACATCACCACCGAAGTCGGCCAGCACCAGATGTGGGCGGCGCAGTTCTTCGGTTTCGAGCAGCCGAACCGCTGGATGACCTCGGGCGGCCTCGGCACCATGGGTTATGGCTTCCCGGCCGCCGTCGGCGTCCAGGTAGCGCATCCGGAAAGCCTCGTCATCGACATCGCCGGCGACGCCTCGATCCAGATGTGCATCCAGGAAATGTCCTGCGCGGTCCAATACGGCTTGCCGGTCAAGATCTTCATTCTCAACAACCAGTATATGGGCATGGTCCGGCAATGGCAGCAGTTGCTCCACGGCAACCGCCTGTCGCACTCCTATACGGAAGCGATGCCGGATTTCGTCAAGCTCGCCGAAGCCTATGGCGGTGTCGGCATCCGCTGCGAAAAGCCCGGCGAACTGGACGAGGCGATCCGCCAGATGATCGACACGCCGCAGCCGGTCATCTTCGACTGCCGCGTCGCCAACCTTGCCAACTGCTTCCCGATGATCCCGTCGGGCAAGGCGCACAACGAAATGCTGTTGCCCGACGAGGCGACGGACGAGGCGGTCGCCAACGCGATCGACGCCAAGGGCCGCCAGCTCGTTTGA
- a CDS encoding class I SAM-dependent methyltransferase: protein MAQNIYDKPEFFAGYGQLPRSVHGLDGAPEWPAIRAVLPDLKGLRVVDLGCGFGWFARWARENGAAQVIGFDLSENMIARARKDTSDPAIEYRIADLELLALPEASFDFAYSSLAFHYIEDFDRMVRTIHAGLVPGSRFVFTIEHPIFMAPTNPGWLTDAEGRRVWPLDRYSAEGKRVTDWLAKGVVKYHRTIGTTVNALVKAGFSIRHVEEWSPKAEQIAATPDLAEEVDRPMMLLIAAQR from the coding sequence ATGGCACAAAATATCTACGACAAACCCGAATTCTTCGCGGGCTACGGACAGCTCCCGCGATCCGTACACGGGCTCGATGGCGCCCCCGAATGGCCGGCGATCCGGGCCGTGTTGCCGGACCTCAAGGGCCTGCGTGTGGTCGACCTCGGCTGCGGGTTCGGCTGGTTCGCACGCTGGGCGCGGGAAAACGGCGCCGCGCAGGTAATCGGCTTCGACCTTTCCGAAAACATGATCGCTCGGGCGAGGAAGGATACGAGCGACCCGGCGATCGAATACCGCATCGCCGATCTCGAGCTCCTGGCCTTGCCGGAGGCGAGCTTCGATTTCGCCTATAGCTCGCTCGCCTTCCACTACATCGAGGACTTCGACCGGATGGTGCGGACGATCCACGCGGGTCTCGTTCCCGGCTCGCGTTTCGTCTTCACGATCGAGCATCCGATCTTCATGGCACCGACGAACCCCGGCTGGTTGACGGACGCCGAAGGCCGCCGCGTCTGGCCGCTCGACCGTTACTCGGCCGAGGGGAAACGCGTCACCGACTGGCTCGCCAAGGGTGTCGTCAAATATCACCGCACGATCGGCACTACGGTTAACGCCCTCGTCAAGGCCGGCTTCTCGATCCGCCATGTCGAGGAGTGGAGCCCGAAAGCCGAACAGATCGCCGCTACGCCCGATCTCGCGGAAGAAGTCGACCGGCCAATGATGCTTCTCATCGCCGCCCAGCGTTAG
- the miaA gene encoding tRNA (adenosine(37)-N6)-dimethylallyltransferase MiaA: MIKNLERDTDAILITGPTASGKSALAVELAGRHGGVVINADSMQVYDTLKILTARPDEKEMGGIEHFLYGHVPAGQAYSTGAWLREAEALVMRLREEGRMPVFVGGTGLYFKALTGGLSDMPEIPATTRDALRARLKEEGAEALHAELAARDPQTAAQLRPGDGQRIVRALEVIEATGKPIHLFQQSRGPMIVDPDKAQKIVVLPDRALLHGRIDRRFETMLERGAVDEVRALLALDLSPDMPVMKAIGVQQIAAMLRGEISEEEVIATGAAATRQYAKRQMTWFRNQLDESWQRIDRPESLL; encoded by the coding sequence ATGATCAAGAACCTTGAAAGAGACACGGACGCGATCCTGATAACCGGGCCGACCGCCAGCGGCAAGTCCGCGCTTGCGGTGGAACTCGCGGGGCGGCACGGCGGCGTGGTGATCAACGCCGACAGCATGCAGGTCTACGACACACTGAAGATCCTGACCGCTAGGCCGGACGAGAAGGAGATGGGCGGGATAGAGCATTTTCTCTATGGCCATGTGCCGGCCGGACAGGCCTATTCGACCGGCGCATGGCTGCGCGAAGCCGAGGCCCTTGTCATGCGGTTGCGCGAGGAGGGGCGGATGCCAGTGTTCGTCGGCGGTACCGGCCTCTATTTCAAGGCGCTGACAGGCGGGCTTTCCGATATGCCGGAGATACCGGCGACCACCCGCGATGCACTGCGGGCGCGGCTGAAGGAGGAGGGGGCCGAGGCGCTCCATGCGGAGCTTGCCGCGCGAGACCCGCAAACGGCCGCGCAATTGCGGCCGGGCGACGGACAGCGGATCGTTCGCGCGCTCGAGGTGATCGAAGCGACCGGCAAGCCGATCCATCTCTTCCAGCAGAGCCGCGGCCCCATGATCGTCGATCCCGACAAGGCGCAAAAGATCGTCGTGCTGCCGGACCGCGCCCTCCTGCATGGCCGGATCGACCGACGGTTCGAGACCATGCTTGAGCGCGGTGCAGTCGACGAAGTGCGGGCACTCCTTGCGCTCGACCTCTCGCCCGACATGCCGGTGATGAAGGCGATCGGCGTCCAGCAGATTGCCGCGATGCTGAGGGGCGAGATCAGTGAGGAGGAGGTCATCGCCACCGGCGCAGCCGCGACGCGGCAATATGCCAAGCGTCAGATGACCTGGTTCCGCAACCAGCTCGATGAAAGCTGGCAGCGGATCGACAGGCCGGAGAGCCTACTGTAA
- the ilvN gene encoding acetolactate synthase small subunit has protein sequence MSAHLQPTGSAYFIAKETELAETHTLSVLVDNEPGVLARVIGLFSGRGYNIESLTVSETEHEAHLSRITIVTRGTPHVLEQIKHQLERLVPVHRVVDLTVRAANLGHDRPIERELALVKVHGSGDHRVEALRLADAFRASVIDANIEHFVFEITGKPSKIEQFIAIMKPLGLIEVCRTGIAAMNRGPQGM, from the coding sequence ATGAGTGCACATCTTCAGCCGACGGGCTCTGCCTATTTCATCGCCAAGGAGACGGAGCTTGCGGAAACGCACACGCTCTCCGTTCTCGTCGACAATGAGCCGGGCGTGCTCGCCCGCGTGATCGGCCTCTTTTCCGGCCGCGGCTACAACATCGAGAGCCTGACGGTTTCCGAGACCGAACACGAGGCGCATCTGTCGCGTATCACCATCGTCACGCGCGGTACGCCGCATGTGCTGGAGCAGATCAAGCACCAGCTCGAACGCTTGGTGCCCGTGCATCGGGTCGTCGACCTCACGGTTCGTGCCGCCAACCTCGGCCACGACCGGCCGATCGAGCGGGAGCTGGCGCTTGTCAAGGTGCACGGCTCCGGTGATCACCGGGTGGAGGCGCTGCGGCTCGCGGATGCCTTCCGCGCCTCCGTCATCGACGCCAATATCGAGCACTTCGTCTTCGAGATCACCGGCAAGCCGTCGAAGATCGAGCAGTTCATCGCCATCATGAAGCCGCTCGGTCTGATCGAGGTCTGCCGCACCGGTATCGCCGCGATGAACCGCGGCCCGCAGGGGATGTGA
- a CDS encoding aldo/keto reductase: MHDPIPTTTFPDGRTVPVLGQGTWRMGENRARAAEEIRSLQIGLDLGMTLIDTAEMYGDGGAERIVGEAIRGRRDEVFIVSKVLPSNASRSGTVAACERSLKCLGTDRIDLYLLHWRGVYPLAETVAAFETLKKAGKIAAWGVSNFDVDDMEELEAVPDGSNVAANQVLYNLARRGIEYDLLPWCRDRGVPVMAYSPLDEGRLLHNTDLIHIAKAHQATPAQVALAFLKSRPGVISIPKTGSAERAHENRDAMDIHFTAENVAELDRLFPPPRRKMRLEVI; this comes from the coding sequence ATGCACGATCCAATCCCGACCACCACCTTTCCCGACGGCCGCACGGTTCCAGTACTTGGCCAAGGCACCTGGCGCATGGGCGAGAACCGCGCAAGGGCGGCGGAGGAAATCCGTAGCCTGCAAATCGGGCTCGACCTCGGCATGACGCTGATCGACACGGCGGAAATGTACGGAGATGGCGGCGCGGAGCGCATAGTCGGCGAGGCGATCAGGGGCCGTCGCGACGAGGTTTTTATCGTCAGCAAGGTGCTGCCCTCCAATGCCAGCCGTTCCGGCACCGTTGCCGCTTGTGAACGCAGCCTCAAATGTCTCGGTACCGACCGGATCGATCTCTATCTTCTGCATTGGCGCGGCGTATACCCGCTCGCCGAAACCGTCGCCGCCTTCGAGACGCTGAAGAAGGCTGGCAAGATCGCCGCCTGGGGCGTTTCGAATTTCGACGTCGACGATATGGAGGAGCTGGAAGCGGTCCCGGACGGCAGCAATGTCGCCGCCAACCAGGTGCTCTACAACCTCGCCCGCCGCGGCATCGAATACGACCTCCTGCCCTGGTGCCGCGACCGCGGTGTACCGGTCATGGCCTATTCGCCGCTCGACGAGGGCCGGCTGCTTCACAACACCGACCTGATCCACATCGCCAAGGCGCACCAGGCGACGCCAGCGCAGGTGGCGCTCGCCTTCCTGAAGAGCCGCCCGGGCGTCATCTCGATCCCGAAGACCGGATCGGCCGAACGCGCGCACGAAAACCGCGACGCGATGGACATTCACTTCACGGCCGAGAACGTCGCCGAATTGGACCGGCTTTTTCCGCCGCCAAGGAGGAAGATGCGGTTGGAGGTTATTTGA
- a CDS encoding ATP-binding protein: MLDSNLHSSVRAGEQDRRDTLKPGNRFLGRVVGCSGSRATIAAVAENGETSLTELWSVGRLISISVGANRVVALVYAMQTVASEWGEQANNTFRIEVELMGEVQTDPDGRESFSTGISQYPYLGAIAHRIRATDLARIYESSQTDSCVIGKLTQDESLDATIHVPSMLAKHFAIVGTTGVGKSTAVTLLLHKAIAADPKLRVLILDPHNEFAAAFPEHAVVIDTDTLDLPFWLFRLEEFAEVIFRGRPPVPEELDILRDVIPDAKKAFKGGESGLMRRQNEKSSITVDTPVPYRIADLLAMIDERIGRLEGRTDKPHLRSLKIKIISAINDPRYHFMFSSNTITDTIQDTIAKIFRIPGEGRPIATFELAGIPSEVVNSVASVLCRMAFEIGLWSDGGIHMLVVCEEAHRYVPADASLGFLPTRQAIARIAKEGRKYGVSLGIITQRPGELDPTILSQCSTVFAMRLANDRDQEIIRSAISNSSISTTSFISSIGNGEAIAFGEAVAVPMRMRFTRVEDRHLPRAHGITDKPDEDASPSVDLRSIVSRMRAISGPDISNFQQSYLAAQSAKAPTLEDDWPIQEIAHGAIQPSEPEAWHEPEIEPYRPDMLPRAEPVNPQLERFNQIREQILSGQAERDSGPRPQAPDPRLAQPATEPRREGSSLRESLLKRPLGSLIRK, encoded by the coding sequence TTGCTCGACAGTAATCTTCATTCCTCGGTCCGTGCCGGAGAGCAGGATCGCCGTGACACCCTTAAACCAGGTAATCGCTTCCTCGGCCGTGTCGTTGGCTGCAGCGGTTCGCGCGCAACGATCGCCGCAGTTGCCGAAAACGGCGAAACCTCGCTGACGGAGCTCTGGTCGGTCGGTCGCCTGATTTCCATTTCCGTGGGCGCCAACCGCGTCGTGGCGCTCGTCTATGCAATGCAGACGGTCGCCAGCGAATGGGGCGAGCAAGCGAACAACACCTTCCGCATCGAGGTCGAGTTGATGGGCGAGGTCCAAACCGACCCCGACGGGCGCGAATCCTTCTCCACCGGGATCAGCCAATATCCCTATCTCGGCGCGATCGCCCACCGCATCCGCGCCACCGACCTTGCCCGCATCTATGAGTCGAGCCAGACGGACAGTTGCGTTATCGGCAAGCTGACCCAGGACGAGAGCCTTGACGCCACGATCCACGTGCCGTCGATGCTCGCCAAGCATTTTGCCATCGTCGGAACGACCGGCGTCGGCAAATCGACCGCCGTCACGCTGCTTCTGCACAAGGCGATTGCCGCCGACCCGAAGCTGCGTGTGCTGATCCTCGACCCGCACAATGAGTTCGCTGCCGCTTTCCCGGAGCATGCAGTCGTCATCGACACGGACACGCTCGACCTCCCCTTCTGGCTCTTCCGGCTGGAAGAATTCGCTGAAGTGATTTTCCGCGGTCGGCCGCCCGTTCCGGAAGAGCTCGACATCCTGCGCGATGTCATTCCCGATGCGAAGAAGGCCTTCAAGGGCGGCGAATCCGGCCTGATGCGCCGCCAGAACGAAAAGAGTTCGATCACGGTCGACACACCGGTGCCCTATCGGATCGCCGATCTTCTGGCGATGATCGACGAGCGCATCGGCCGGCTGGAGGGCCGCACGGACAAGCCGCATCTGCGTTCGCTCAAGATCAAGATCATCTCCGCGATCAACGATCCGCGCTACCATTTCATGTTCTCGTCGAACACGATCACTGATACGATCCAGGACACGATCGCCAAAATCTTCCGCATCCCTGGCGAAGGCCGGCCGATTGCCACTTTCGAACTCGCCGGCATCCCTTCGGAAGTCGTCAATTCGGTCGCATCGGTGCTCTGCCGCATGGCTTTCGAAATCGGGCTCTGGAGCGACGGCGGCATCCACATGCTGGTCGTCTGCGAAGAGGCGCACCGCTACGTTCCGGCCGACGCCTCGCTCGGTTTCCTGCCGACCCGTCAGGCGATCGCGCGCATCGCCAAGGAAGGCCGCAAATACGGCGTTTCGCTCGGCATCATCACGCAGCGTCCGGGTGAGCTCGACCCCACGATCCTGTCGCAATGCTCCACCGTCTTCGCCATGCGACTTGCCAATGATCGCGACCAGGAGATCATCCGCTCGGCGATCTCGAACTCGTCGATCTCCACCACCAGCTTCATCTCCTCGATTGGCAACGGCGAAGCCATCGCCTTCGGTGAGGCAGTCGCTGTGCCAATGCGCATGCGCTTCACCCGCGTCGAGGACCGGCACCTTCCGCGTGCCCACGGCATCACCGACAAGCCGGACGAGGATGCGTCCCCGAGCGTCGACCTGCGGTCGATCGTCAGCCGGATGCGGGCGATCTCCGGGCCTGACATCTCAAACTTCCAGCAGAGCTACCTGGCAGCGCAGAGCGCCAAGGCCCCGACCCTTGAAGACGATTGGCCTATTCAGGAAATCGCCCACGGCGCCATCCAGCCATCCGAGCCTGAAGCTTGGCACGAGCCGGAGATCGAGCCCTACCGGCCGGACATGCTTCCGCGCGCCGAGCCGGTTAACCCGCAGCTCGAGCGTTTCAACCAGATCCGCGAGCAGATCCTCTCCGGCCAGGCCGAAAGGGACAGCGGTCCGAGACCGCAAGCCCCGGACCCACGCCTCGCGCAGCCGGCAACCGAGCCGCGCCGCGAGGGCTCGTCGCTGCGCGAGAGCCTGCTCAAACGCCCGCTCGGCAGCCTCATCCGCAAATAG
- a CDS encoding nuclear transport factor 2 family protein, with translation MEEILRRFFERYETMANRVLANEIDVDETTFAFASEFIAASPAGVLAGKNDDSLQVSMARGYARYRAIGTKELKIRKTTVTPIDNQHFLVKIDWRSTYDVEDSPDVAIDFEVHYLVQVRNDEPKIFGWISGDEEAVLKEHGIG, from the coding sequence ATGGAAGAGATCCTCCGACGCTTCTTCGAGCGGTACGAAACCATGGCCAATCGCGTGCTCGCCAACGAAATTGACGTTGACGAGACGACCTTCGCTTTCGCCTCGGAGTTCATCGCCGCTTCGCCTGCAGGTGTGCTTGCCGGCAAGAACGACGACAGCCTGCAGGTCTCGATGGCGAGGGGCTATGCCCGCTATCGCGCGATCGGCACCAAGGAGTTGAAGATCCGCAAGACCACCGTCACGCCGATCGACAACCAGCATTTCCTCGTCAAGATCGACTGGCGCTCCACCTACGACGTTGAGGACAGCCCGGACGTGGCTATCGATTTCGAGGTCCACTATCTGGTCCAGGTACGCAACGACGAGCCCAAGATCTTCGGCTGGATCAGTGGCGATGAGGAAGCCGTGCTGAAGGAGCACGGCATCGGCTGA
- a CDS encoding LysE family translocator — MQLDTLLALFLFAFTTSITPGPNNMMLFASGVNFGFARTIPHMLGIGVGFFVLLLAVGLGLGALLHSVPLVYTTLKFAGGAYLVWIAWKIGSSRSLGEGMASARPMTFLQAAAFQWVNPKAWVMAVSAMATYTSGDSYLVSVLFVGLVFALVNVPSVSTWAGFGSALRQWLSEPSRLKWFNITMAALLVVSLWPMLK, encoded by the coding sequence ATGCAACTGGATACGCTGCTCGCGCTGTTCCTGTTTGCCTTCACGACGTCGATCACGCCGGGGCCGAACAACATGATGCTGTTTGCCTCAGGCGTGAACTTCGGCTTCGCGCGCACCATTCCGCACATGCTCGGCATCGGTGTAGGCTTCTTCGTGCTTTTGCTGGCAGTCGGCCTCGGCCTCGGCGCGCTGCTCCACTCGGTACCGCTCGTCTACACCACGCTGAAATTTGCCGGCGGCGCCTATCTCGTCTGGATCGCCTGGAAGATCGGCTCGTCGCGATCGCTTGGCGAGGGCATGGCGAGTGCGCGGCCGATGACCTTCCTGCAGGCGGCCGCCTTCCAATGGGTCAACCCCAAGGCCTGGGTGATGGCGGTCTCGGCCATGGCCACGTACACGAGCGGCGACAGCTATCTCGTCAGTGTGCTCTTCGTCGGTCTCGTCTTCGCGCTCGTCAATGTGCCGAGCGTTTCGACCTGGGCTGGCTTCGGCTCGGCACTGCGGCAATGGCTTTCGGAGCCGTCGCGGCTCAAATGGTTCAATATCACCATGGCGGCGCTGCTCGTCGTCAGCCTCTGGCCGATGCTAAAATAG
- the serB gene encoding phosphoserine phosphatase SerB produces the protein MALVATLIANPSNPVLTPELAEAAASAIKASGVYWLADGVACDIPLTDGTDPDAAEMRLRAEVNGFPIDVAVQDAESRRKKFLIADMDSTMIGQECIDELAAEVGLKEKVAAITARAMNGEIAFEPALIERVGLLKGLPGSVIGEVIAKRITLTPGGRELIATMKAKGYYTALVSGGFTVFTDPIATKLGFDENRANVLIEKDGTLTGEVAHPILGKQAKVDALVDISRKLGISTAEVIAVGDGANDLGMLQLAGSGVALHAKPVVAEQAKIRIDHGDLTALLYLQGYRKTDFVA, from the coding sequence ATGGCTCTCGTTGCCACGCTTATCGCCAATCCGTCAAATCCTGTTCTGACGCCTGAGCTGGCGGAAGCGGCAGCGAGCGCCATAAAAGCATCCGGGGTCTATTGGCTGGCGGACGGCGTCGCCTGCGACATCCCGCTCACGGACGGCACCGATCCGGACGCCGCCGAGATGCGGTTGCGCGCGGAGGTGAACGGCTTTCCGATCGACGTCGCGGTGCAGGATGCCGAAAGCCGTCGCAAGAAGTTCCTGATCGCCGACATGGACTCCACCATGATCGGCCAGGAGTGCATCGACGAGCTTGCCGCCGAAGTGGGTCTGAAGGAAAAGGTTGCCGCGATCACCGCCCGCGCCATGAATGGCGAGATCGCCTTCGAGCCGGCGCTGATCGAGCGCGTGGGCTTGCTGAAGGGCCTGCCCGGCAGTGTCATCGGCGAGGTGATTGCCAAGCGCATCACGCTGACGCCGGGAGGCCGAGAGCTGATCGCGACCATGAAGGCCAAGGGCTACTATACCGCCCTCGTCTCCGGCGGCTTCACCGTCTTCACCGACCCCATCGCGACGAAACTCGGCTTTGACGAGAACCGCGCCAATGTGCTGATCGAAAAGGACGGCACGCTTACCGGCGAGGTCGCCCATCCGATCCTCGGCAAGCAGGCCAAGGTCGACGCGCTCGTCGACATTTCCCGCAAGCTCGGCATCTCGACCGCCGAAGTGATTGCCGTCGGCGATGGCGCCAATGATCTCGGCATGCTGCAGCTTGCCGGCAGCGGCGTCGCGCTGCACGCGAAACCCGTGGTCGCCGAACAGGCGAAGATCCGCATCGACCACGGCGACCTGACGGCCCTTCTCTACCTGCAGGGCTATCGCAAGACGGATTTCGTGGCGTGA